One region of Vibrio pelagius genomic DNA includes:
- the mobA gene encoding molybdenum cofactor guanylyltransferase MobA, translating into MLLPTQTSWVILAGGQASRMGGRDKGLVELNGRPLIQYVIDKLSQQNVSITINANRNQERYQDFAPVVSDSFPDYPGPLGGIHAGLKNADTDWVGFVPCDSPQINEDLVERFCAAVNPDSDILVAHDGEFKQPVFTLFHKRVLPRLEAFLERGDRKIILLYKDCVTEFVDFSDSPNCFVNLNTPEELTQFGTLQ; encoded by the coding sequence ATGCTGCTTCCAACGCAAACTAGTTGGGTTATCTTAGCTGGCGGACAAGCGAGCAGAATGGGTGGACGCGACAAAGGTCTCGTCGAGTTAAACGGTCGTCCACTTATTCAATACGTTATCGACAAATTGTCGCAACAAAACGTCTCTATCACCATTAATGCCAATCGCAACCAAGAGCGCTATCAAGACTTCGCGCCTGTGGTTTCTGATTCCTTTCCTGATTATCCAGGACCACTAGGCGGCATCCATGCAGGACTGAAAAATGCCGACACCGACTGGGTCGGCTTTGTTCCTTGTGACAGCCCGCAAATCAACGAAGACTTAGTCGAGCGTTTCTGCGCGGCGGTTAATCCCGACAGCGATATTTTGGTTGCTCACGACGGTGAATTTAAACAGCCGGTATTTACTCTATTCCATAAGCGCGTATTACCTAGGTTAGAAGCATTCCTAGAGCGTGGCGATCGCAAGATCATTCTGCTCTATAAAGATTGTGTTACCGAGTTTGTCGACTTTAGCGACTCGCCAAACTGCTTCGTAAACCTTAATACACCAGAAGAACTCACCCAATTTGGTACGCTTCAATAA
- a CDS encoding energy-coupling factor ABC transporter ATP-binding protein, with translation MSIKITTQQVSMRYKERVLFHIPELSIGPNDAIYLKGDNGVGKTTLLKILSGLIKPTSGKIQTAHQSWKGTLLPRSKFKDIIYLHQTPYLFDGTVYQNVAYGIRFNKESQKDKRAQIINALRMVGLETLADEHISVLSGGERQRVAMARAWILKPSILLMDEPSASLDKESIERLVIMAEDLLQRGASLVITSHQTNALTDLCKKQWWIKDNSLTESPLLQIIKKDKAQENIYAASNAN, from the coding sequence ATGAGTATAAAAATAACAACGCAGCAAGTTTCAATGCGCTACAAAGAGCGCGTTCTTTTTCATATCCCTGAATTGTCCATTGGCCCAAACGATGCGATCTATCTTAAGGGTGACAATGGTGTCGGTAAAACCACCCTACTGAAAATCCTATCTGGTTTGATCAAACCAACATCAGGAAAAATCCAGACAGCACATCAAAGCTGGAAAGGAACCCTACTCCCTCGTTCTAAATTCAAAGACATTATATACCTACATCAAACACCTTATTTGTTTGATGGCACTGTGTATCAAAATGTCGCTTATGGCATTCGATTTAACAAAGAGTCACAAAAAGATAAGCGAGCTCAAATAATCAATGCGTTGAGAATGGTAGGTTTAGAGACCCTAGCGGATGAACACATCTCTGTTCTATCTGGTGGGGAACGTCAACGAGTCGCGATGGCAAGGGCCTGGATTTTAAAACCCTCCATCTTACTTATGGACGAACCAAGCGCATCATTAGATAAAGAATCTATTGAAAGATTGGTCATTATGGCCGAAGATCTTCTTCAGCGCGGCGCAAGTTTGGTGATAACAAGCCACCAAACCAACGCTCTGACCGATCTATGTAAAAAGCAGTGGTGGATTAAAGATAACTCTTTGACTGAATCACCATTGCTGCAAATTATTAAAAAAGACAAAGCACAAGAGAATATTTATGCTGCTTCCAACGCAAACTAG
- a CDS encoding ABC transporter permease has protein sequence MTLWQTTLDALNLLVNFDHELWQIVAVSFSVSLSAISLVIVPAIVMAFLLAYTEFPGKWGLLSIINTLQAIPTVVIGLLMYMMLSRSGPLGDWQMLFTQKAMILGQMLICFPILVSMMHGALQASDRRAVETARTLGVSTFRIASTLIWETRFPLLAATIAAFSRIVTEVGCSMMVGGNIMGMTRNIPTAIAMESHKGAFAQGVALGMVLLALALILNFFLSSVRGKGYLRT, from the coding sequence ATGACCCTATGGCAAACAACGCTGGATGCACTGAACTTACTTGTGAACTTTGACCACGAGTTGTGGCAAATTGTCGCAGTGTCATTCAGCGTTTCTCTGTCGGCAATTTCACTGGTTATCGTACCTGCAATTGTCATGGCTTTTTTACTCGCCTATACAGAGTTTCCCGGTAAATGGGGGTTGCTCTCTATCATTAATACTCTTCAAGCGATCCCTACAGTCGTGATCGGCCTATTAATGTACATGATGTTATCTCGTTCTGGCCCTTTGGGTGATTGGCAAATGCTCTTTACCCAAAAGGCTATGATTCTCGGTCAGATGCTGATCTGCTTCCCCATACTTGTCTCTATGATGCATGGTGCGCTTCAAGCTAGTGACCGTCGTGCCGTTGAAACAGCTCGTACTTTGGGTGTGTCGACTTTCCGTATCGCATCTACATTGATTTGGGAAACTCGCTTCCCACTTCTTGCTGCAACCATTGCTGCCTTTTCACGAATAGTGACAGAGGTTGGTTGCTCGATGATGGTAGGCGGTAACATTATGGGCATGACGAGAAACATCCCGACGGCCATCGCGATGGAAAGCCATAAAGGTGCATTCGCACAAGGGGTTGCTTTGGGTATGGTGTTGTTGGCGTTGGCGCTGATTTTGAACTTTTTCCTTTCTAGTGTGAGAGGAAAAGGCTATTTAAGAACATAG
- a CDS encoding substrate-binding domain-containing protein → MKAIPLTIAALSLVSYSASSAEDTQHIKLATTTSTYHSGLLDFLLPEFEKDSGIKVDVIAAGTGKSLRMGENGDVDLVMTHAPKAEANFVEKGYGVLPRKLMYNDFVIVGPQKDPAKISSQNDVAEVFKSIATNNVTFVSRGDDSGTHKKEMGIWAQTKMEPNFGGYRSVGQGMGPTLNMASEMQGYTMTDRGTWLAYQNKLDLKILFQGDKNLFNPYQVILVNPERYPSINYQAAKTFSDWLVNPKGQKLINEFKLHGKQLFVASAE, encoded by the coding sequence ATGAAAGCAATTCCTTTAACTATTGCAGCACTTTCCCTCGTCAGTTATTCAGCTAGCAGTGCTGAAGATACTCAACATATCAAACTCGCGACAACCACCAGTACCTACCACTCTGGTCTACTTGATTTCCTACTCCCAGAATTTGAGAAAGATTCTGGTATCAAGGTGGACGTCATTGCTGCGGGTACCGGTAAATCTCTGCGCATGGGTGAGAACGGTGATGTCGATCTAGTAATGACACACGCACCTAAAGCGGAAGCGAACTTTGTCGAGAAAGGTTATGGCGTTCTTCCACGCAAACTGATGTACAACGATTTCGTTATTGTTGGCCCTCAAAAAGACCCAGCAAAAATCAGTTCTCAAAACGACGTAGCTGAAGTGTTTAAATCTATCGCAACGAACAATGTGACTTTCGTTTCTCGTGGTGATGACTCAGGTACACACAAAAAAGAGATGGGCATCTGGGCTCAAACCAAGATGGAACCAAACTTCGGTGGTTACCGCAGCGTAGGCCAAGGTATGGGGCCAACGCTAAACATGGCGTCTGAGATGCAAGGCTACACCATGACTGACCGTGGTACTTGGTTGGCATACCAAAACAAACTAGACCTTAAGATCCTATTCCAAGGTGACAAGAACCTTTTCAACCCGTACCAAGTGATTCTTGTTAACCCAGAGCGCTACCCAAGCATCAATTATCAAGCAGCAAAAACGTTCAGTGATTGGCTGGTAAATCCGAAAGGACAAAAGCTGATCAATGAGTTTAAGCTTCATGGTAAGCAGCTATTTGTCGCAAGTGCGGAATAA
- a CDS encoding sigma-54-dependent transcriptional regulator, translating to MSLTSPNVTNKTLNSLTQYQAFSVLVVDDEVGMQAILKKALGKLFGKVMCAGSVEEAELLRSAEHFDLIVLDINLPGRSGIEWEEAFNDSEKRSDVIFMTGYADLEMTISALKLGASDFILKPFNLEQMIQAVLRCMDKRLAQRMQYALKRDVSRHIKTEIIGNSDKTRLLKQLITQFAPSRASVLVEGESGTGKELVARGVHEASKRSGPFVPINCGAIAPELLESELFGHTSGAFTGAKKSREGLFRVANGGTLFLDEIGEMPLPMQAALLRVLEQRTIRPVGSEKEITVDVRVVAATNRNLQEEVEKGNFRRDLFYRLNVLKIDVSPLRERISDLMDLVPYFTRLLAHELGMPEPAWAHEDILAMNEYQWPGNIRELKNLMERCILLGKPPAHYWRELNGENSVPTRISVTVSHGSELPSMDPNDMAEGYPNSWTLKEVEKAHIEQVVSYHDGNKSAAARDLGVARKTLERKYKDWNAEGSEYAD from the coding sequence ATGTCTCTTACTAGCCCAAATGTCACAAACAAGACTCTGAACTCCTTAACTCAGTACCAAGCTTTCTCTGTTTTGGTGGTCGATGATGAGGTAGGGATGCAGGCGATTTTGAAAAAGGCACTGGGTAAACTGTTTGGTAAGGTGATGTGCGCAGGCTCGGTTGAAGAGGCGGAGCTACTCCGTAGCGCTGAGCATTTTGACCTGATCGTTTTGGACATCAATCTTCCTGGGCGTTCTGGCATCGAGTGGGAAGAAGCCTTCAACGATAGCGAAAAGCGATCTGACGTTATCTTCATGACGGGTTACGCCGACTTAGAGATGACGATTTCCGCTCTTAAGCTCGGTGCGTCCGACTTCATTTTAAAGCCGTTCAATCTTGAGCAGATGATTCAAGCCGTGCTTCGTTGCATGGATAAGCGACTCGCTCAACGTATGCAATATGCACTGAAACGTGACGTTAGCCGCCATATCAAGACCGAAATTATCGGTAATTCAGACAAGACTCGACTTCTAAAGCAACTGATCACGCAGTTTGCACCATCTCGAGCTTCGGTTCTGGTTGAGGGGGAATCAGGCACAGGTAAAGAGTTAGTGGCTCGAGGTGTTCATGAAGCAAGTAAGCGTTCTGGGCCTTTTGTACCGATTAATTGCGGGGCGATTGCTCCGGAGCTATTGGAAAGTGAGCTGTTTGGTCATACGTCTGGTGCGTTTACCGGCGCGAAAAAGAGTCGTGAAGGTCTGTTTCGCGTAGCCAATGGCGGTACTCTGTTTCTTGATGAAATAGGTGAGATGCCGCTTCCAATGCAAGCAGCACTGCTTCGCGTTTTGGAACAAAGAACAATTCGCCCTGTGGGTAGTGAAAAAGAGATAACGGTCGATGTACGTGTTGTTGCTGCAACTAACCGAAACCTCCAAGAAGAGGTAGAGAAAGGTAATTTCAGGCGTGACCTTTTCTATCGATTGAATGTATTGAAGATCGATGTGTCACCGCTTCGTGAGCGTATATCGGATTTGATGGATCTTGTTCCCTATTTCACACGTTTGCTGGCTCATGAACTGGGTATGCCAGAGCCAGCTTGGGCACATGAGGACATTTTAGCGATGAACGAGTACCAGTGGCCGGGCAATATCCGTGAGCTAAAGAACTTGATGGAACGTTGTATTTTGCTTGGTAAACCGCCAGCGCATTACTGGCGTGAGTTGAATGGCGAAAACAGTGTGCCAACTCGAATTTCTGTGACGGTGTCACACGGTTCAGAGCTGCCAAGTATGGACCCGAATGATATGGCAGAAGGTTACCCGAATAGCTGGACACTCAAAGAGGTGGAGAAAGCGCATATTGAACAAGTTGTCTCTTATCATGATGGCAACAAATCAGCCGCTGCCCGGGACTTAGGTGTTGCACGCAAAACCCTAGAGCGTAAATATAAAGATTGGAATGCAGAGGGATCAGAATATGCCGACTAG